A genomic window from Planococcus rifietoensis includes:
- a CDS encoding NADPH-dependent FMN reductase, with protein sequence MTKIGIITGSTRPGRNSLQVAEWVKGIADQRGDADYELVDLAEYNLPMYAEPVSAAYSQDYQTPEAIPWAQKIAELDGYVFICPEYNHGVTSALKNAIDYLYIEWNNKAAGIVSYGSAGGVRAAESLRIIMAELQVATVRAHPAMSLFTDFVKMSEFKPATVHEKSVNAMLDQVNAWTNALEPLRKGSNE encoded by the coding sequence ATGACGAAAATAGGCATCATTACCGGAAGCACACGTCCAGGGCGCAATAGCCTGCAAGTGGCAGAATGGGTGAAAGGCATCGCCGATCAGCGCGGCGATGCTGATTATGAACTCGTGGATTTGGCTGAATACAATCTGCCGATGTATGCAGAGCCGGTTTCTGCGGCGTATAGCCAGGACTATCAGACGCCTGAAGCCATTCCATGGGCGCAAAAGATTGCGGAGTTGGACGGTTATGTATTCATTTGCCCGGAGTACAACCATGGCGTTACGTCAGCGTTAAAGAATGCCATCGATTATTTGTACATCGAATGGAATAATAAGGCGGCAGGCATTGTCAGCTATGGGTCAGCAGGCGGCGTCCGGGCAGCGGAATCCTTGCGCATCATCATGGCGGAACTGCAAGTGGCCACGGTGAGGGCCCATCCTGCCATGTCCTTGTTTACGGATTTCGTGAAAATGAGTGAATTCAAACCGGCAACAGTCCACGAAAAATCGGTCAATGCCATGCTTGATCAAGTGAACGCCTGGACGAACGCGCTGGAGCCTTTGCGCAAAGGATCCAACGAATAA
- a CDS encoding YitT family protein → MTEKRTSKRAKKILRAIAVIIGGFITAYGLEAVLIPNNVSDGGVTGLSIVGSQLTGMQLGILIGLLNIPFVYLGYKQIGKSFAIYSVIGIAALAYGTTIMHHVPPIVEGDSLLVTVVGGIIIGFGMGLALRNGGALDGIDMLAVLLSRKLPFGTSDLILFLNLFVFIVVSTVFGLQGAFLSGIAYFIASKVIHMVEEGLSGSKTYKIITSEPENMVETIRDRLGRSATYNLVKGAYTNEAYKEITCIINRLEDSKMKEIIYEIDPQAFVAVYDVAEVKGGNFKKRDIH, encoded by the coding sequence ATAACAGAAAAAAGAACAAGCAAGCGCGCCAAGAAAATCTTGCGGGCTATTGCGGTCATCATCGGCGGATTTATTACCGCATATGGGCTCGAAGCTGTATTGATTCCGAACAATGTATCCGATGGCGGCGTGACGGGGCTGAGCATCGTCGGTTCACAGCTGACCGGCATGCAGCTCGGGATTTTAATCGGCTTGCTGAATATCCCATTCGTCTATCTCGGATACAAACAGATCGGTAAGAGTTTTGCCATCTATTCGGTGATCGGCATTGCCGCGTTGGCATACGGGACGACCATCATGCACCATGTCCCGCCGATTGTTGAAGGCGATTCGCTGCTCGTGACGGTAGTCGGGGGCATCATCATCGGCTTCGGCATGGGGCTTGCTTTGCGAAACGGCGGCGCGTTGGACGGCATCGATATGCTCGCGGTATTGCTGTCACGGAAATTGCCGTTTGGCACGAGTGATTTGATTTTGTTCCTGAACTTATTCGTCTTTATCGTCGTGTCGACGGTGTTCGGATTGCAAGGCGCGTTCTTATCGGGGATCGCTTATTTCATTGCTTCCAAAGTGATCCATATGGTAGAGGAAGGCTTGAGCGGTTCGAAGACCTATAAGATCATTACCAGCGAGCCTGAGAATATGGTTGAGACGATCCGTGACCGCTTGGGGCGCAGTGCTACCTACAATTTGGTCAAAGGGGCGTATACCAATGAAGCCTATAAGGAAATTACGTGCATCATCAACCGCCTTGAAGACAGCAAGATGAAGGAAATCATTTACGAAATCGACCCGCAAGCCTTTGTGGCGGTATATGACGTCGCTGAAGTGAAAGGCGGCAATTTCAAGAAACGTGATATTCATTAA
- a CDS encoding VOC family protein: protein MIIGLHHAQITIPKGTEAAGKAFYCELLGLEEIDKPDALKGRGGFWLSVGQQEVHVGTEDGFDRLATKAHLAYQVEDIRYWRERLEESGVEILEAVPIPGYDRFEFRDPFGNRVEMIQYEGAGESR from the coding sequence ATGATCATCGGATTGCATCACGCACAAATCACCATTCCAAAAGGAACGGAAGCGGCAGGAAAAGCATTTTATTGTGAGCTATTGGGCTTGGAGGAAATCGATAAGCCGGATGCTTTGAAAGGGCGCGGCGGCTTTTGGCTCTCAGTCGGCCAACAGGAAGTGCATGTCGGGACTGAAGATGGCTTTGACCGTTTGGCGACAAAGGCGCATCTCGCGTATCAAGTGGAAGACATCCGCTATTGGCGCGAGCGGCTGGAAGAAAGCGGTGTGGAGATTCTGGAAGCGGTACCGATTCCGGGATATGACCGTTTCGAATTTCGCGACCCATTCGGCAACCGTGTGGAAATGATTCAATATGAAGGAGCGGGAGAAAGCCGATGA
- a CDS encoding GNAT family N-acetyltransferase — translation MKVIAGSDRQDSEFIRDKLIEYNMKNLPDEVKTPVEHLNFVLKDEDGTIMGGLTATTFWQHLHVDFLWVDERLRGQGQGKVLLEKMEQAAKVKSCRLITLDTFSFQAPDFYKRSGYEVFGMLEDHPKGFSQYFLQKRLEN, via the coding sequence ATGAAAGTGATAGCTGGATCAGATCGACAAGATAGTGAATTTATCCGCGACAAATTGATTGAGTACAATATGAAAAACTTGCCGGATGAAGTTAAGACACCGGTAGAGCATTTGAACTTTGTGCTGAAAGACGAGGACGGGACAATCATGGGCGGTCTCACCGCTACTACGTTCTGGCAGCATTTGCATGTCGACTTTTTGTGGGTGGATGAGCGCTTGAGAGGGCAAGGCCAAGGAAAGGTCCTGCTTGAGAAGATGGAGCAGGCGGCGAAAGTAAAAAGCTGCCGGTTGATCACGCTCGATACGTTCAGTTTCCAGGCGCCCGATTTTTACAAACGAAGCGGTTACGAAGTATTCGGCATGCTTGAAGATCATCCGAAAGGCTTCAGTCAGTATTTCCTCCAAAAACGACTAGAGAATTAA
- a CDS encoding PadR family transcriptional regulator — MADSTQMLKGILDGCILSIIEEGEIYGYELAEKLQSYGFQSFSEGSIYPLLLRMQKEGLVSSVQRKSTAGPKRKYYSLTEAGQVELEQFLGRWAELKQSVDAVITKGGQ, encoded by the coding sequence GTGGCGGATTCTACACAAATGCTCAAAGGAATTTTGGATGGCTGCATCTTGTCGATCATCGAAGAAGGCGAGATTTACGGCTATGAATTGGCCGAAAAGCTACAGAGCTACGGATTTCAATCATTTAGCGAAGGCAGTATCTATCCGCTATTATTGCGGATGCAAAAAGAAGGCCTCGTGTCGAGTGTGCAGCGCAAATCGACAGCCGGGCCGAAGCGTAAATATTATTCATTAACGGAAGCGGGACAAGTGGAACTGGAGCAATTTCTTGGGCGCTGGGCTGAACTGAAGCAATCGGTCGATGCGGTCATCACTAAAGGAGGGCAATGA
- a CDS encoding DUF1129 family protein — translation MLSAKSEQFLIELRMYLVQRGKSDEDINEVVDELESHLIESEKHGKSVESIVGKDPKQYMKSIGASLPIAAQELMLLIPATVLVILAYLAYIPALSGDFNLSQTVLWGIIPVVLSLAIYSSLIFKVFPKFHDRPVKLGVIAVAVSTLVIGFWVAFYLWMVPDSTSAYFTATAEQNYVILAVCLVAFIAYALYTKSWITIIVAALMSAGPLAEKWIPQDVNEDPVYIAMTIGIFVLIGIAFIWLLMRKRRKTA, via the coding sequence ATGTTATCAGCTAAATCTGAACAATTTCTGATCGAACTGCGCATGTATTTGGTCCAGCGAGGGAAAAGCGATGAAGACATCAACGAAGTGGTTGATGAACTGGAAAGCCATTTGATCGAATCGGAGAAACATGGCAAAAGTGTCGAGAGCATCGTCGGGAAAGACCCAAAACAGTATATGAAGAGCATCGGGGCGTCGCTGCCGATTGCAGCGCAAGAATTGATGCTCCTCATTCCAGCGACGGTGTTGGTGATTCTCGCGTATTTAGCATACATCCCGGCTTTGTCAGGAGATTTCAACTTATCGCAAACGGTGCTTTGGGGCATCATTCCGGTCGTCTTGAGCCTGGCCATCTACAGTTCCTTGATTTTCAAGGTATTTCCGAAGTTCCATGACCGGCCGGTGAAGCTCGGGGTGATCGCAGTAGCTGTTTCAACTTTGGTCATTGGCTTCTGGGTGGCATTTTATTTGTGGATGGTTCCAGATTCTACATCGGCTTATTTCACGGCAACGGCTGAACAGAATTACGTGATCCTCGCCGTCTGTCTTGTTGCGTTTATCGCTTATGCGTTGTACACGAAGTCCTGGATTACGATTATCGTCGCAGCGTTGATGAGTGCGGGTCCGCTCGCGGAAAAATGGATCCCTCAGGATGTAAATGAAGATCCGGTATACATCGCCATGACTATCGGGATTTTCGTCTTGATCGGCATTGCCTTCATCTGGTTGTTGATGCGAAAACGCCGTAAAACCGCTTGA
- a CDS encoding hemolysin family protein: protein MDGQIIINLLLVALMILATAFFVGAEFAILKVRMSRIDQLISEGNKKAVRAKEVADKLDYYLSACQLGITITALILGALGEPTVERLLHPLFEEFNLSPAIATILSYAIALSIVTFLHVVIGELAPKTLAIQYAERMTLLLAPPLYWFGKIMSPFIWLLNGSARLFLRLFKVEPSGHTEAHSEEELKLIMAESYQSGEINQTELTYLKNIFDFDERIVKHIMIPKEKIVSVESSLTQEQLFKVLDGHEYTRYPVTEGGDPNRLLGFINTKELLTSMAAGRTQTPESFLHPMPSFPENTPIQKVLSSMQQSRTHMAVITGKDGRIAGLVTMEDILEEIVGEISDESFEAGTI, encoded by the coding sequence TTGGATGGACAAATAATAATTAACTTATTGCTCGTAGCTTTAATGATTTTGGCGACTGCGTTTTTTGTCGGCGCCGAATTCGCTATTTTGAAAGTACGAATGTCACGGATCGACCAATTGATCTCCGAAGGCAATAAAAAAGCCGTGCGCGCCAAAGAAGTGGCAGATAAACTCGATTATTACCTTTCTGCCTGCCAGCTCGGCATCACAATCACGGCATTGATTCTCGGGGCGCTCGGGGAACCGACCGTTGAACGCCTTTTGCACCCGCTGTTTGAAGAGTTCAATTTGTCCCCTGCCATCGCGACCATCTTGTCGTACGCCATTGCCCTTAGCATCGTGACCTTTTTGCACGTTGTCATCGGCGAACTGGCCCCGAAAACTTTGGCCATTCAATATGCAGAACGCATGACTTTATTGCTTGCCCCGCCACTCTACTGGTTCGGGAAAATCATGAGCCCGTTCATCTGGCTGTTGAACGGGTCAGCGCGCTTGTTTTTGCGCTTGTTCAAAGTGGAACCGAGCGGCCATACGGAAGCTCATTCCGAAGAGGAATTGAAATTGATCATGGCTGAAAGCTACCAAAGCGGCGAGATCAACCAGACTGAGCTGACGTATTTGAAAAATATTTTCGATTTCGATGAGCGCATCGTCAAGCACATCATGATCCCGAAAGAGAAAATCGTGTCGGTTGAGAGTTCTTTGACACAGGAACAACTTTTCAAGGTACTCGATGGTCATGAGTATACACGCTATCCTGTGACAGAAGGTGGAGACCCGAACCGTCTGCTCGGATTCATCAACACCAAAGAATTACTGACGAGCATGGCGGCCGGCAGAACCCAGACACCGGAATCGTTCCTGCATCCGATGCCAAGCTTCCCGGAAAACACGCCGATCCAAAAAGTGCTCTCCAGCATGCAGCAAAGCCGGACGCATATGGCCGTCATTACCGGAAAAGACGGACGCATCGCAGGCCTTGTGACAATGGAAGACATTCTCGAGGAAATCGTCGGCGAAATCAGCGACGAATCATTCGAAGCCGGTACCATTTAA
- a CDS encoding hemolysin family protein, giving the protein MDIITLLNLALLVLLLALTAFFVGAEFAVVKIRMSRLDQLIAEGNKKAVRAKEVAGNLDYYLSACQLGITVTALGLGALGKPTVERLMYPIFDFFQVSDSVASAASYAIAFLLVTYLHVVLGEMAPKTLAIEYAEKMSLLLAPPLYWFGQIMKPFIWALNGAARLLLRVFGVQPGHEQAYSEDELRIVMAQSYEGGAINQNELSYMENVFTFDERSSKDIMVPRTELVTLDLDMPSQEIIDVLDEHNYTRYPVTEDGDKDRIIGFVSAKKMLPQIVAGRDWKLHDFVREVPTVFEMTDLQGALLRMQNARVHLAIVADEYGGTAGMLTLEDILEEIVGEIRDEFDEDEEPEIKKIADREYVLNGRVLLKELEERFGVDFDNSQDIDTIGGWIHYRTTGEIEIGEPLTYKNTEWTVTDMDHQQIKQVLFKQKPKKSQDQID; this is encoded by the coding sequence GTGGACATAATCACATTATTGAATCTAGCTTTGCTTGTACTATTGCTCGCTTTGACCGCCTTTTTCGTCGGTGCTGAATTCGCGGTCGTCAAAATCCGCATGTCGCGCTTGGACCAGCTCATTGCAGAAGGCAATAAAAAAGCCGTGCGCGCCAAAGAAGTCGCCGGCAATTTGGATTATTACCTGTCCGCCTGCCAGCTTGGCATCACGGTCACAGCACTCGGCCTCGGGGCGCTCGGGAAACCGACCGTCGAACGGCTCATGTATCCGATCTTCGACTTTTTCCAAGTGTCGGATTCGGTCGCATCCGCCGCTTCCTATGCGATTGCTTTCCTATTGGTGACATATCTACATGTGGTGCTCGGAGAAATGGCGCCCAAAACGCTCGCCATCGAATACGCTGAAAAAATGTCGCTGCTGTTGGCTCCACCGCTGTATTGGTTCGGCCAAATCATGAAGCCTTTCATTTGGGCGTTGAACGGAGCAGCTCGCCTATTGCTAAGAGTTTTCGGCGTCCAGCCAGGCCATGAGCAGGCGTATTCGGAAGACGAGTTGAGAATCGTCATGGCGCAAAGCTATGAAGGCGGTGCCATCAATCAAAATGAGTTGTCTTATATGGAAAATGTCTTCACATTCGATGAACGTTCGTCAAAAGACATCATGGTGCCACGGACGGAGCTCGTAACGCTCGACCTCGATATGCCATCTCAAGAAATCATCGATGTGCTCGATGAACATAATTACACGCGCTATCCCGTAACAGAAGACGGCGACAAGGACCGGATCATCGGTTTTGTCAGCGCCAAGAAAATGCTGCCGCAAATCGTCGCGGGGCGTGATTGGAAGCTTCATGATTTTGTCCGCGAAGTTCCAACCGTATTCGAGATGACGGATTTGCAAGGTGCCTTGCTGCGCATGCAGAATGCCCGCGTCCACCTAGCGATCGTCGCGGATGAATACGGCGGGACCGCCGGCATGCTCACGCTCGAAGACATCCTCGAAGAAATCGTCGGCGAAATCCGCGACGAATTTGACGAAGACGAAGAGCCGGAAATCAAGAAAATTGCAGATCGCGAGTACGTACTGAATGGCCGCGTGCTATTGAAAGAACTCGAAGAGCGTTTTGGCGTCGACTTCGACAATAGCCAGGACATCGACACAATCGGCGGCTGGATCCACTACCGCACGACCGGAGAAATCGAAATTGGCGAGCCCTTGACGTACAAAAACACGGAATGGACCGTCACCGATATGGACCACCAACAAATCAAACAAGTTTTGTTTAAGCAAAAACCGAAAAAATCTCAAGACCAAATCGACTAA
- a CDS encoding TerC family protein, with the protein MEAILLEYLWVLLVLVALEGLLAADNAVVMAVMVKHLPKAQQKKALFYGLLGAFVFRFAALFMITLLVDVWQIQALGAAYLLFIAFKHIYDQRKGKEHSVEPEQTKGSGFWMTVLKVELADIAFAVDSMLAAVALAITLPHLGSMEIGGINGGQFAVMLAGGLIGLVIMRFAAHKFVKLLSNYPQLETTAFVVVGWVGVKLTVLTLGHKGVGILPYEFAHSTEWKLIFWGVLLAIVAVGAIVSVKKKREQSAA; encoded by the coding sequence GTGGAAGCAATATTATTGGAGTATTTATGGGTGCTGCTCGTCTTAGTGGCACTTGAAGGTTTGCTTGCTGCGGACAATGCCGTCGTCATGGCGGTCATGGTCAAGCACTTGCCGAAAGCACAACAAAAGAAAGCATTGTTCTACGGCTTACTCGGGGCGTTCGTGTTCCGTTTCGCGGCCTTATTCATGATCACTTTGCTCGTCGATGTCTGGCAAATCCAGGCACTCGGTGCGGCGTATCTCTTGTTTATCGCGTTTAAGCATATTTACGATCAGCGAAAAGGCAAAGAACATTCGGTTGAGCCGGAACAGACAAAAGGTTCTGGCTTCTGGATGACGGTTTTGAAAGTGGAACTGGCGGATATCGCATTCGCAGTCGACTCGATGCTTGCAGCGGTGGCGCTTGCCATCACGTTGCCGCATCTTGGTTCTATGGAAATCGGCGGCATCAACGGCGGGCAGTTCGCCGTCATGCTTGCTGGTGGCTTGATCGGACTCGTTATTATGCGTTTTGCGGCACATAAATTCGTCAAGCTATTGTCGAATTACCCGCAGCTTGAAACGACAGCATTCGTCGTCGTCGGCTGGGTCGGCGTCAAATTGACCGTGTTGACGCTCGGGCACAAAGGCGTCGGCATCTTGCCATACGAATTTGCCCACTCGACGGAATGGAAATTGATCTTCTGGGGCGTCCTTCTTGCCATCGTGGCAGTCGGCGCAATTGTCAGCGTCAAGAAAAAGCGCGAACAAAGCGCTGCGTAA
- the abc-f gene encoding ribosomal protection-like ABC-F family protein, which yields MTELMKLLNVSLEIEQQPLFEDVTANIMSGDRIGIIGKNGAGKTTLLRLISGDIAPASGQLIQGGPDVSVRAVEQELPDYAFEDVTKAEQALLNRWKVPLRDFAQLSGGEKLKARLAKGLAQPADLLLLDEPTNHLDAQGTAHLLRELNAYPGAIAIVSHDRYFLDQIATKIWSIENGKVHSHNGNYSDYMEFRERKRISQQHAYDIQQKRIDRIETQMKQLSSWSESAHANSTKQEGYKEYYRVKAKSMDALVKSKQKRLEKELANAAVDAVEPEYEVDFAFRANPKAGKRFLEVKKLGKSFGDMPLFKNASFTVQHGEKIAVVGANGSGKTTFLKMLAGEEPVSVGELWLSPSASVGYLTQDVFDLPLDRTPAELFEQFTFKERGRVQNLLKHLGFRKEQWLEPIQEMSMGERVKCKLMKFILEDKDALLLDEPTNHLDLPSREQLESTLADYRGTLLVVSHDRYLLDKATDGKLVFEGGTIRKQLGEAPQQEALGSSGELRLKLETERQAVLGKLSFMQPKDPSYTELDRRFVELTKQLKEME from the coding sequence ATGACAGAACTAATGAAATTATTGAACGTATCCTTGGAAATCGAACAACAACCATTATTCGAGGACGTGACGGCGAACATCATGAGCGGCGACCGCATCGGCATTATCGGGAAAAACGGCGCCGGAAAAACGACGCTGTTGCGGCTGATTTCCGGCGACATCGCACCGGCCAGTGGACAGTTGATTCAAGGCGGACCAGACGTGAGCGTGCGGGCAGTCGAACAGGAATTGCCGGATTACGCTTTTGAAGACGTGACGAAAGCGGAACAAGCGCTATTGAACAGATGGAAAGTCCCGCTCCGCGATTTTGCTCAATTGAGCGGAGGCGAAAAACTAAAGGCGAGGCTCGCGAAAGGCTTAGCACAGCCAGCGGATCTTTTGCTATTGGATGAGCCGACCAATCATCTGGACGCACAAGGCACAGCCCATTTGTTGCGCGAATTAAACGCTTATCCAGGCGCCATCGCGATCGTCTCGCACGACCGCTATTTCCTCGATCAAATCGCAACGAAGATCTGGTCGATTGAAAACGGGAAGGTCCACAGCCATAACGGCAATTACAGCGATTATATGGAATTCCGCGAACGCAAGCGTATAAGCCAGCAACACGCCTATGACATACAACAAAAACGCATCGACCGGATCGAAACCCAGATGAAGCAACTTTCCTCGTGGTCTGAATCGGCTCATGCCAATTCCACCAAGCAGGAAGGCTATAAAGAATATTACCGGGTCAAAGCCAAAAGCATGGACGCGCTAGTGAAATCAAAGCAAAAACGCCTGGAGAAGGAATTGGCGAACGCGGCGGTCGACGCTGTCGAACCGGAATACGAGGTGGACTTCGCCTTCCGCGCGAATCCGAAAGCCGGCAAACGCTTTTTGGAAGTGAAGAAGCTAGGTAAATCGTTTGGCGATATGCCATTATTCAAGAACGCTTCGTTTACGGTCCAGCACGGTGAGAAAATCGCCGTCGTCGGCGCAAACGGCAGCGGCAAGACGACATTTTTGAAAATGCTGGCGGGCGAAGAGCCGGTAAGCGTAGGGGAGCTTTGGCTATCGCCTTCTGCCTCTGTCGGCTATTTGACGCAAGACGTCTTTGATTTGCCGCTCGACCGGACGCCTGCCGAATTATTTGAGCAATTCACGTTCAAAGAGCGGGGGCGTGTGCAGAATCTATTGAAGCATTTAGGCTTCCGTAAAGAGCAATGGCTGGAGCCGATCCAGGAGATGAGTATGGGCGAACGGGTTAAATGCAAATTGATGAAATTCATCTTGGAGGACAAAGACGCCTTATTACTTGATGAGCCGACCAATCATTTGGATTTGCCGTCGCGCGAACAATTGGAGTCGACCTTGGCGGACTACCGCGGCACGCTTCTTGTCGTATCGCATGACCGCTATTTGCTCGACAAGGCGACGGATGGCAAACTGGTGTTTGAAGGCGGAACGATCCGCAAGCAGCTCGGGGAAGCGCCGCAACAGGAAGCGCTCGGAAGCAGCGGTGAACTTCGGCTAAAACTCGAGACGGAGCGCCAGGCCGTGCTTGGCAAACTGAGCTTTATGCAGCCGAAAGACCCGAGCTATACAGAACTCGATCGGCGCTTTGTGGAATTGACGAAGCAATTGAAGGAAATGGAGTAG
- a CDS encoding ABC transporter ATP-binding protein, whose protein sequence is MIFTTQDIRKTFKTGEVAEEILKGIDLSLTQGEITALVGASGSGKSTLLTIAAGLQLASGGEIHFDGEELTAMNQEQIRQIRAESFGFVFQSAHLVPFLTAEEQLLLMLETAGSPLSKKQRRDEAARILQSVGMGHRKTAYPASLSGGEKQRVAIARAIVHQPKLLFADEPTASLDSTKSREVMELLQQLTKTLNIATLMVTHEEDMLAYADRVITMKDGRLA, encoded by the coding sequence ATGATTTTCACGACACAAGACATCCGAAAGACTTTCAAAACGGGTGAGGTAGCAGAAGAGATTTTAAAAGGTATTGACTTGTCGCTGACACAAGGCGAAATCACCGCCCTCGTCGGCGCATCGGGCTCCGGCAAAAGCACGCTTCTGACGATTGCGGCGGGGCTTCAGCTCGCTTCCGGCGGCGAGATCCATTTTGACGGCGAAGAATTGACCGCCATGAACCAAGAACAGATTCGCCAAATCCGTGCGGAATCGTTTGGCTTTGTGTTCCAGTCCGCGCACCTCGTACCGTTTCTCACGGCCGAAGAACAATTGCTGCTCATGCTCGAGACAGCCGGCTCCCCGCTTTCGAAAAAACAACGCCGCGATGAAGCTGCGCGAATACTCCAGTCGGTCGGCATGGGCCACCGGAAAACCGCCTATCCCGCTTCGCTGTCCGGCGGCGAAAAGCAGCGAGTCGCCATCGCTCGGGCCATCGTCCACCAACCCAAACTTTTGTTCGCGGACGAACCGACCGCAAGTTTGGACTCCACCAAGTCGCGCGAAGTTATGGAATTGCTGCAGCAACTAACAAAAACATTGAACATCGCCACCTTGATGGTGACCCACGAAGAAGACATGCTCGCCTACGCGGACCGCGTCATCACTATGAAAGACGGCCGCTTAGCATAA
- a CDS encoding ABC transporter permease: MNLAWKEMKKSKTKFVILGSIVFLISLLTFIISGLANGLSQDNAALIKNLPDGTIYMETAAEETHALSAIDMETQQSALSENDGAFAFSIQMGFLLNEQDEQQSVAFATSTDSAQFPDVKKGEIILDRSLEEDGLKQGDIFTNSQLDGEFTVAGFTDGAKYSHAPVAFIHPDDFAEMYRTDELQMLFLPEMAQPGAIPGLQSFSTEEFLNTLPSYSAEQLSLSMIVWFLVVISGMLFAIFFYMMNIQKLGLYGILKAIGVKTGTLFRMIWTQMVVITAMALLLSIAVSQVFETLAPDDMPFYLPIDATLQLTAVFFVIGFAGATLSGLQIRKAKPLQAIQQGEG; the protein is encoded by the coding sequence GTGAACTTAGCATGGAAAGAAATGAAGAAAAGCAAAACGAAATTCGTGATCCTCGGATCGATCGTCTTTTTGATCAGCTTATTGACCTTTATCATCTCAGGGCTTGCGAACGGCTTGTCACAAGACAATGCCGCCCTGATCAAGAATTTACCGGACGGAACGATCTATATGGAAACGGCGGCGGAAGAAACTCACGCCTTGTCCGCAATCGACATGGAAACGCAGCAATCAGCCCTGTCGGAAAACGACGGTGCGTTTGCATTCTCTATCCAGATGGGTTTTTTATTGAATGAACAAGACGAACAGCAAAGCGTCGCCTTCGCCACATCAACCGATTCGGCTCAATTTCCGGATGTCAAAAAAGGCGAGATCATCCTCGACCGTTCGCTCGAAGAAGACGGCCTCAAGCAAGGCGATATCTTTACCAACAGCCAGTTGGATGGCGAATTTACCGTAGCAGGCTTTACCGACGGCGCGAAATACAGCCATGCACCTGTCGCCTTTATCCATCCGGACGACTTTGCGGAAATGTACCGGACAGATGAACTGCAAATGCTGTTCCTCCCAGAGATGGCACAACCCGGCGCAATCCCCGGCCTGCAAAGCTTCTCTACAGAAGAATTCCTCAACACTTTGCCGAGCTATAGCGCCGAGCAATTATCGCTGTCGATGATCGTCTGGTTTTTAGTGGTCATCAGCGGCATGCTATTCGCGATTTTCTTCTATATGATGAACATCCAGAAGCTCGGGCTGTACGGCATCTTAAAAGCGATCGGCGTGAAGACTGGCACCTTGTTCCGCATGATCTGGACACAGATGGTTGTCATTACTGCGATGGCGCTCCTCTTATCGATTGCCGTTAGCCAAGTGTTTGAGACACTGGCGCCAGACGACATGCCGTTCTACTTGCCGATTGATGCCACGCTGCAATTAACAGCGGTGTTCTTTGTTATCGGATTTGCCGGGGCCACTTTATCGGGCCTTCAGATCCGCAAAGCCAAGCCGCTTCAAGCCATTCAACAAGGAGAAGGATAA